From a single Mycolicibacterium moriokaense genomic region:
- the sucB gene encoding 2-oxoglutarate dehydrogenase, E2 component, dihydrolipoamide succinyltransferase, with translation MAISVQMPALGESVTEGTVTRWLKQEGDTVEQDEPLLEVSTDKVDTEIPSPAAGVLQKIVAQEDDTVEVGGELAIIGEAGESSGGDSGADEAPAEEPAEEEKPAEEPAAQEAPAAEEQEAAPEPAPKPAAASSGSTTPVLMPELGESVTEGTVTRWLKKVGDSVEVDEPLVEVSTDKVDTEIPSPVAGTLVSITAEEDDTVAVGGELAKIGDAGAAAEAAPEPEPEPKPEPKPEPVQEAKPEPKPDPKPEPKPEPKPEPKPAPAAEAPSGDGSPYVTPLVRKLAAENDIDLATVKGTGVGGRIRKQDVLAAAEAKKAPAAAPAAQAPSSAPAPKEAPAPAPALAHLRGTTQKANRIRQLTAKKTRESLQATAQLTQTHEVDMTKIVALRARAKNEFAEREGVNLTYLPFIARAVIDALKAHPNINASYNEETKEITYYDAEHLGFAVDTEQGLLSPVIHNAGDLSLGGLARAIADIAARARSGNLKPDELSGGTFTITNIGSQGALFDTPILVPPQAAMLGTGAIVKRPRVIVDDFGNESIGVRSICYLPLTYDHRLIDGADAGRFLTTVKRRLEEGAFEADLGL, from the coding sequence ATGGCCATCTCCGTTCAGATGCCCGCACTCGGCGAGAGCGTTACAGAGGGGACTGTGACCCGCTGGCTCAAGCAAGAGGGAGACACCGTCGAACAGGATGAGCCACTGCTCGAGGTCTCCACCGACAAGGTCGACACCGAGATCCCCTCACCCGCAGCCGGTGTGCTGCAGAAGATCGTGGCCCAGGAGGACGACACCGTCGAGGTGGGCGGCGAGCTGGCGATCATCGGCGAGGCGGGTGAGTCCAGCGGAGGCGACTCCGGGGCGGACGAGGCACCGGCCGAGGAACCCGCCGAAGAGGAGAAGCCCGCCGAGGAGCCCGCCGCGCAGGAGGCACCCGCTGCCGAGGAGCAGGAAGCAGCGCCCGAACCCGCACCCAAGCCGGCCGCCGCGTCATCCGGCTCGACGACCCCGGTGCTGATGCCGGAGCTGGGCGAATCGGTGACCGAGGGCACGGTGACCCGCTGGCTGAAGAAGGTCGGCGATTCGGTCGAGGTGGACGAGCCGCTGGTCGAGGTGTCGACGGACAAGGTCGACACCGAGATCCCCTCGCCGGTGGCCGGAACCCTGGTGTCGATCACCGCCGAGGAGGACGACACCGTCGCCGTCGGTGGCGAACTGGCCAAGATCGGCGACGCCGGCGCCGCAGCCGAGGCCGCACCGGAGCCCGAACCCGAGCCGAAACCCGAACCCAAACCCGAGCCCGTCCAGGAAGCCAAGCCGGAACCGAAACCCGACCCCAAGCCGGAACCCAAGCCCGAGCCCAAGCCGGAACCGAAACCCGCGCCCGCCGCGGAGGCGCCGTCCGGTGACGGTTCGCCGTACGTCACCCCGCTGGTGCGAAAGCTGGCCGCGGAGAACGACATCGATCTGGCGACGGTGAAGGGCACCGGTGTGGGCGGCCGGATCCGCAAGCAGGACGTTCTCGCGGCGGCGGAGGCCAAGAAGGCCCCGGCGGCCGCGCCTGCGGCACAGGCGCCGTCGAGCGCGCCCGCGCCGAAGGAGGCGCCCGCACCCGCACCCGCCCTGGCGCATCTGCGCGGCACCACCCAGAAGGCCAACCGGATCCGTCAGCTCACCGCGAAGAAGACCCGCGAATCCCTGCAAGCCACAGCCCAATTGACGCAGACCCACGAGGTCGACATGACCAAGATCGTGGCGCTGCGGGCGCGCGCGAAGAACGAGTTCGCCGAGCGTGAGGGCGTCAACCTGACGTACCTGCCGTTCATCGCCCGCGCGGTGATCGACGCGTTGAAGGCGCATCCGAACATCAACGCCAGCTACAACGAAGAGACCAAAGAGATCACCTACTACGACGCCGAGCACCTCGGGTTCGCCGTCGACACCGAACAGGGTCTGCTGTCGCCGGTGATCCACAACGCCGGCGACCTGTCGCTCGGCGGGTTGGCGCGCGCAATCGCCGACATCGCTGCGCGCGCCCGTTCCGGGAACCTCAAGCCCGACGAGCTGTCCGGCGGCACGTTCACCATCACCAACATCGGCAGTCAGGGCGCGCTGTTCGACACGCCGATCCTGGTGCCGCCGCAGGCGGCGATGCTGGGCACCGGCGCGATCGTGAAGCGGCCCCGGGTGATCGTCGACGACTTCGGCAACGAGTCGATCGGTGTGCGGTCCATCTGCTACCTGCCGCTGACCTACGACCACCGCCTGATCGATGGGGCCGATGCCGGACGATTCCTGACCACCGTCAAGCGCCGCTTGGAGGAAGGCGCATTCGAGGCCGACCTGGGCCTGTAA
- a CDS encoding oxidoreductase translates to MGLFDRFTRGARKGNSGNDPAADLKYLRQWVADHHGVEAFIEPRTTVTDLTVVLVAHDGEWTRRRAGGEAGARRLSERLEIPVYDVQKVGYPQRMRDYDARRRIERKRAARQELEEG, encoded by the coding sequence GTGGGTTTGTTCGACAGGTTCACGCGCGGCGCGCGAAAAGGAAACAGCGGCAACGACCCGGCCGCCGATCTGAAGTACCTCCGCCAGTGGGTGGCCGACCACCACGGCGTCGAGGCCTTCATCGAACCGCGAACCACCGTCACCGACCTCACGGTCGTGCTGGTCGCCCACGACGGCGAGTGGACCAGGCGCCGCGCAGGGGGAGAAGCCGGAGCCCGTCGCTTATCCGAGCGCCTCGAGATCCCGGTCTATGACGTCCAGAAGGTCGGATACCCCCAGCGGATGCGTGACTACGACGCGCGCCGCCGGATCGAACGCAAGCGTGCGGCCCGCCAGGAGCTCGAGGAAGGCTGA
- a CDS encoding SDR family oxidoreductase, translating to MAATAEVTERLVDSSDGVQIAVYEGGNPDGPPLVLVHGWPDSHVLWDGVVPLLADRFRIVRYDNRGVGRSSVPKSVSSYTMAGYADDFAAVIDAVAPGERVHVLAHDWGSVGIWEYLSRSNASDHVASFTSISGPSADHMNRFIIGSLKRPYRPRQFLKGLSQLLRLSYMIFFSVPVLAPLAVRLFIADGVTRTLKLRDGIPAGRIHQSATYKSDAVNSLKVYGANYFRTLRSARKDHYVNVPVQVIVNTRDQFVRPFIYDEIKNWVPRLWRRDIESGHWAPMSHAPMIANSVRELVDHLEGKPAARGLLRAQVGRKREYFGDTLVSVTGAGSGIGRATALAFAAEGAEVVVSDVNEAGVKETAAAITARGGVAHAYTLDVADADAVERFAEQICAEHGVPDIVVNNAGVGHTGMFLDTPAEEYDRVLDINFGGVVNGCRSFGRRLVERGAGGHIVNVSSMAAYSPQQSMNAYATSKAAVFMFSDCLRAELDQAGVGLTTICPGVINTDIVRTTRFDVPADKADKVDARRAQIEKAFAVRRYGPEKVAKAILSSVKKNKAVRPVAPEAYFVYGAAHLFPQAMRSAARGKVL from the coding sequence ATGGCAGCGACGGCGGAGGTTACCGAGCGACTGGTCGACAGCAGCGACGGAGTGCAGATCGCGGTCTATGAGGGGGGCAACCCCGACGGGCCACCGCTGGTGCTGGTCCACGGCTGGCCCGACTCCCATGTGCTGTGGGACGGCGTCGTCCCGTTGCTGGCCGACCGGTTCCGCATCGTGCGCTACGACAACCGCGGAGTGGGGCGCTCGTCGGTGCCGAAATCCGTTTCGTCGTACACAATGGCCGGCTACGCCGACGACTTCGCCGCGGTGATCGATGCGGTGGCGCCTGGGGAGCGGGTCCATGTGCTCGCGCACGACTGGGGTTCGGTGGGGATATGGGAGTACCTATCGCGTTCGAACGCAAGCGATCACGTCGCCTCGTTCACGTCGATCTCAGGTCCGAGTGCCGATCACATGAACAGATTCATCATCGGCAGCCTCAAGCGTCCGTACCGTCCGCGCCAGTTCCTGAAGGGGCTGAGCCAGCTGTTGCGGCTGTCCTACATGATCTTCTTCTCGGTGCCCGTCCTGGCGCCGCTTGCGGTGCGTCTGTTCATCGCCGACGGCGTCACGCGCACGCTGAAGCTGCGCGACGGCATTCCCGCCGGCCGGATCCACCAGTCGGCGACCTACAAGTCCGATGCTGTCAACAGCTTGAAGGTCTACGGCGCCAACTACTTTCGTACTCTGCGGTCGGCCCGCAAAGACCACTACGTCAACGTGCCGGTGCAGGTGATCGTCAACACCAGGGATCAGTTCGTGCGTCCGTTCATCTACGACGAGATCAAGAACTGGGTGCCCCGGTTGTGGCGGCGGGACATCGAATCCGGTCACTGGGCGCCGATGTCGCATGCGCCGATGATCGCGAACTCGGTGCGTGAGTTGGTCGACCACCTCGAGGGGAAGCCGGCAGCGCGCGGTCTGCTGCGTGCGCAGGTCGGCCGGAAGCGCGAATACTTCGGCGACACACTGGTCTCGGTCACCGGAGCGGGTAGCGGCATCGGCCGTGCGACGGCGCTGGCCTTCGCTGCAGAGGGTGCCGAAGTCGTGGTCAGCGACGTGAACGAGGCCGGTGTCAAGGAAACCGCGGCGGCGATCACCGCGCGCGGCGGCGTCGCTCACGCGTACACACTCGACGTCGCCGACGCGGACGCCGTCGAACGGTTCGCCGAACAGATCTGCGCCGAGCATGGCGTGCCCGACATCGTCGTCAACAACGCGGGCGTCGGGCACACCGGCATGTTCCTGGACACGCCGGCCGAGGAATACGACAGGGTGCTCGACATCAATTTCGGCGGAGTCGTCAACGGCTGCAGGTCTTTTGGTCGCCGACTCGTCGAGCGGGGCGCAGGCGGACATATCGTGAACGTGTCGTCGATGGCGGCCTATTCGCCGCAGCAGTCGATGAACGCCTACGCGACGAGCAAGGCCGCGGTGTTCATGTTCAGCGATTGCCTGCGTGCTGAACTGGACCAGGCCGGCGTCGGGTTGACGACTATCTGCCCCGGTGTGATCAACACCGACATCGTGCGCACGACGAGGTTCGACGTCCCGGCCGACAAGGCGGACAAGGTCGATGCCCGCCGAGCGCAGATCGAAAAAGCTTTCGCGGTACGACGGTACGGCCCGGAGAAGGTGGCGAAGGCGATCCTGTCGTCGGTCAAGAAGAACAAGGCGGTGCGCCCGGTGGCACCCGAGGCGTACTTCGTCTACGGCGCAGCGCACCTGTTCCCGCAGGCAATGCGCAGCGCCGCCCGCGGAAAGGTGCTGTAG